The Mesorhizobium sp. B2-8-5 genome segment AGCAGGATGTCTTTCGCCAGCGGATCGATGCCGACGTTGGAAAAGATATCCGGCTCGAAGGTCTGGGTGCGGTTTGTGTTCAAGATGATTTCGACCTCGGTGCCTTCGATGCGCACAACGGCCGAAGGTCCCAGCGTCACGCGGCTCGGGCCGAAGCTCTGCCAGCCCTCATTGGTGGTCTTCAGCACCGTGACGCGGGCGTCGATCGGCTCGCCGGCCTGAGGCCCGGCCTTGCCGCCGAAGCGCAGGTCGATGACCGCGCCTTCGCCGGCCGCATGGCAGAAGGTGACCGCGATCGGATCCCAGATCGTCGCCACGCCGACCTTGTCGATTCCGCGCTCAAGCAGCTCGCGCAGCACGATCGTGCCGTCGCCCGGCACGCCGCCGCCCGGATTGTCCCAGATGTCGGCGATCACGACCGGCTTGTCCTGGCGCTCGGCCCGCACAGCCAGCGCCTTCTCTATGCCTGCCGAGGCGGAAAGCATCGTCATCGCCGTCTTTTCACGCAAGGCGTAGAGTTCGCGCCCCAGCGTTTCCGCGAGCTTGTCGCCCTTTTCCTTGTCGTTGTCGGTGACGACCAGGATGCGCGTGCCCATCTCCGGCACGTCGGCGGCCATGAAGCCGTGGATGACCGAGACCGACAGCACGCCGTCCTTGCCATGCAGCGCCTTGATCCTGTCGACGAAGGAGCGCATCGGCTCGCGGCTGGTTGGCAGCACCTGGATCATGCGGCAGTCGAAGGTCGAGATCACCGGCTTGATCTCGCCGCGCGCCGCGGCAAGGCCAAGCTCGACGACGTGCTCGCCGCGCTCGTAGAAATCGGTGTGTGGGAATTCGAGGAAATAGGCCATGACATTGCAGGCCGCGACGCGTTTCGGCGTCAGGTGGCTGTGCGGATCGAACTCGGAGGCGATCACCACCTTTGGGCCGACGATGGCGCGCACGCGTTCCAGCAGATCGCCTTCACAATCATCATAGCCTTGCGCGACCATGGCGCCATGCAGGCCGAGGATCACCGCATCGACCGGCAGCGCGGCCTTGAGCTGATCGAGGATCTCGTCGCGCAGCGCCTCATAGGTCTGGCGCTGCACGAGGCCGCCGGGCTCCGCCCAGGTGGCGGTGCCTTCGATGACCGTCAATCCTTCCCTGGCCGCGCGTTTGCGTAAAGCCACGATCGGCGAGGAGCAGAGCGTCGGCGTCTCGGGGTGCTTGCCCGGACCGGCATAGAAGGCCATCTCGAACGAGGCCCGGTCGGTCGGCACCGGCGAGAAGGTGTTGGTTTCCGTCGCCAGCGAGGCGGTGAAGATGCGCATGAACGCTCCGTAGCGGAATATCGGCTATTTGACGGCGCCGAGCGCCAGTCCGCGGACCAGATAGCGCTGCAGCCAGATGAAGAGGATCGCCACCGGCAGTGTCGCCAGCAGCGTGGCTGCCATGACATGGTGCCATTCGATCGTATAGCGGCCGGCGACCAGCGAGAAAACCTGGATCGGCAACGTGTAGCTTTCCTGGCTGCGCAGCATGGTGAGAGCGACGACAAACTCGTTCCAGGCGTTGATGAAGGTGAAGATCGCCGTCACGGCGATCGCCGGCAGGCAGAGCGGCAGGAAGACCTTGCGCAAGGTCAGCCAGCGGCCGGCGCCTTCCATCCAGGCGGCCTCCTCGAGGTCGCGCGGAATGGTGTCGAAATAGCTCTGCAGCATCCACACCGTGAAGGCGACGTTGAAGGCCATGTAGATGAAGCCGAGCGCGGTGGTCGATTCGACCAGGCCCCAGGCGGCCATCAGCCGGAACAGGCCGAGCACCAGCACGATCGGCGAGATCATCTGCGAGATCAAAAGGAACTGGCGGAACGCGCCATGGCCGGCAAAACGAAAGCGCGACATCGCATAGGCCGCCGGCACCGAGATCAGGATGGCGCCGATGGTCGCCAGCGCCGAGACATAGAGCGAGTTGACGAGGGCCTGGCCGAAGCCGGTCGCCACCCACATGTCGGCGAAATTCGACCAGCGGAATTCGCTCGGCCACCAGGTGGGGGTGAGCACCTCCGTGCGCGGCTTGACGGCGGTGAGGAACATCACGGCGAAGGGAAAGATCGTCACCACGATCAATGGCAAAAGCAGCAGCCAGGCGATGATGGTGCGTTTCAGCTTGCTGGTCATGCGCGCTGCTCCCGCATGGCAAGCCGCACATAGATCATGGTGAAGACGAGCAGGATGGCGAACATCACCAGCGACACCGCCGAGGCTTCGCCCAGCTTACCGATGCGGAAGGCGAGCTTGTAGAGATGCGTGACCAATATGTCGGTCGAGTTCGCCGGCCCCCCTTGAGTCATCACCCAGATGATCGGGAAGGAGTTGAACACGTAGATGGTGTTGAGCACGATCGCGATGTTGATGAAGGGTTTCAAGAGCGGAAACGTGATCTCGCGGAACTGCTGGAAAGGCGTGGCGCCCTCGAGTGCCGCGGCCTCATAGAGATCGTCGGGGATCGAGGACAGGCCGCCGAGGAAGATCGTGGTGGTGAAGGGTACCGTCACCAATATGCCGATCAGCACCTGCATCGGGAAGGCGGTCTCGGCGCTCGCCAGCCACTGGATGTTCTGGCTGATCAGGCCGAGCTTCATCAGTGCCGAATTCAGCATGCCGCTCTCGCCGCTGAGCGCCCAGCGCCAGACCACCGCGGTCATGGTCAGCGACACTGCCCAGGGCAGCATGATGATGACGCGGGCGAGGCCGCGGCCATAAAAATCCATGTTGAGGATCATCGCCACCGGGACCGACAAAAGCAGCGCGCCGCCGACCACCAGCACGGTCCACAGCCCGGTGCGCCAGAGCGCCGCGACGAAATCCGGATCGGCGAACAACTCGGCGAAGTTGGCGAAGCCGCTGAACTCGCGCAACTGGCCGAAGCGGTTGACGTCATGTGTCGAGATCTGCAGCAGGTCCCAGACCGGCCAGAAGATCACCACCGCCGCCAAGAGCAGGCTGGGGAGCGTCAGCAGATAGGGCAGGAAACGATTTTGCATCGGCTGGTCATACCGCGTTGCGGGTGGATGGCGCTGACTTAACAGATTGACTTGATCCCGCCTCGTTCTTCTCAGGAGACCGCTTCAGGATTCCTTCCAAGTGGCGGCGCTGTTCCTATCCTGTGCGCCCGTCCTCCGCGGCGGTTGCGGAAGAGAGCCCTTCCTCTCCCCCGTCGATCGGGGGAGAGGTGTCGAGCGAAGCTCGACGGAGTGGGGGTCGACCCTTGGGGGCAGGGGGAGGTGATGCTTGCGCCGAGTGCCCTTCGTGTGTCCGTTCGCGGCGGTTGCCAGGTGGTTCCCCCACTCCGTCTCGGCTTCGCCGAGCCACCTCTCCCCCCTCCGGAGGGAGAGGAAGGAGGCTGGCTGGAAGGCGCTGACATCGATGATCTGTCTTTCTGCTGAAGACCAAAAAGGTGTGGCGCGCTCCGACGGGGTGGAGCGCGCCACGGGGCGCAGGGAGATACGCCCTTATTTCTTTTTCAGCACGGCGTCGGCCTTGGCCGCCGCGTCCTTCAAACCGGCCTCGGGGTCGCCGCCAAGATAGATCTTCTGCATGGCGTCCGACGTGATCTGGGCGATCTCTTCCCAGCCGGGGATGACCGGCGCGAAGCGGGCGTCGGGCAAGAGCGCGGTGAAGGCGGCGAGGTCGGCGTTGTTGACGTAATAGTCCATCTTCGCCTCTTCCTTGTTCACCGGCAGGAAGCCTTCGCCTTGCGTGAACTTGGCGCGCTGCTCCTTGGTGAACAGGAAGTCGAGCAGCTTCCAGGCCTCGTCCTTGTTCTTGGAGTTCTTGAACATGATGATGCTATCGGTGACGCCGTAAGTGCCGCGCGCGCCGGTCGGGCCGGCGGGGATGGCGGCGACGCCGTATTTGAGGTTCGGCGCTTCTTCCTTGATCTGGTTGGACAGGAAGGGCGCGGTGATCATCATGCCGACCTTGCCCTGCTTGAACAGGTTCTGCACGTCCTCACGGTTGTTGGAGGTGACGCCGGGTTCCGTCAGGCCCTCGTCGATCATCGACTTGTAGAGCTTGGCGGCTTCCAGCGCGCCGGGCGTGCTCAGGCCGGACGTGCCGTCCTTGTTGAGGATCTCGGTGCCCTGCGACCACATCGCATAATAGTAATAGACGTCGGTCTCGATCTCCTTGCCCTGCAAGCCGAAGCCGAAAGCGCCTTGAGCCTTGATCTTGCGGGCGTCTTCCTGCAACTCGGTCCAGGTCGCCGGCGGCTTGGCGATGCCGGCCTTCTCGAACAGCTCCTTGTTGTAATACATGGCGCGCGCCGAAGCCGCGATCGGCAGGCCGTAAGTGTGGCCGTCCATGATCGAGGGCTGCAGGAAGGTGTCGATGAAGCGGTCCTTGAACTCGGGCTTGATGTAGCTGTCGAGCGGCTCGGCGACATCCTGCTGGACGAAGTCGATCAGCCAGCGCGTGCCGATGATCGAAAGGTCGGCATTGGTGCCGGCGGTGATGTCGGTGGTGAGCTTCTGCAGGAGCACATCCCACGGCACCACTTCATACTTGATGGTGATGCCGGGATTAGCCGCCTCGAATTCCTTCTTCACTTCCTCGAAATAGGGGCCGGTCTTGGCGCTGTATTCGGCGACGGTGACGCGCACCTCGCCGGCACCGGCAGGTGCGGCAAAAGCCAGCATGCTCATTCCGGCCAACAGGCCGACAGTCCATTTCGCAAGGCTCATCTGATCTCTCCCATTGATGCCCGTTGGCGCCTGGGCCCTTGGGGGCGCAGGATTTATGTTACTTTCCTACATTATCCATCATTTCGCGCCATGCAAGCGGATTATCATGTTGCTTAATTACATTTGCTTGGTTAGCCTGCCGGCTTAAAATGAGGGGCGGAGGAACGGGCAAATTGGGTTCGAAAGCCGAATTCGAAGGCAAGACAATTGTCGTCACCGGCGCCGGCGGCGGCCTCGGTTCGGCGATCGTTGAGCTCATGGCGGAGCGCGGCGCGCGAATCGTCGGCTGCGACCAGTCGACGGAAGCGCTGGCCAGCCCGCATATCGCGTCGCGCCATGTCTTCAACCTGCTCGACCGGGCCTCGATCGAAGCGGCGATCCTCGCGCTGCTCGACAAGGACGGCGTCCCCGACATCCTGATCAACAATGCCGGCTGGACGCGCGCCGAGACCTTGAAGGCGCTGACGGCGGACAAAATCGAGCAGGAGCTCGACCTCAATTTGACCGGCGTGATGACTTTCGCCGATCCGCTGATCAAGGCGATGGCCGGGCGCGGTTCTGGCAGCGTCGTCTTCATTTCCTCGGTCAACGCCATCGCGCATTTCGGCAATCCGGCCTATGCCGCGGCCAAGGCCGGCATCAACGCCTATGCCAAATCGGTCGCGGTCGAGCTCGGCCGTGCCGGGTTGCGGGCCAATGTCGTGTGCCCGGGGTCGATCCGCACCGCCGCCTGGGACCATCGCCTGGCCAAGGACCCCGAGATCCTCGGCCGGCTGCAGCGGCTCTATCCACTCGGCCGCATCGTCAATGCACGGGAAGTGGCGGAGGCCGTCGCTTTCCTTGCCTCCGAGCGCGCTTCCGGCATAACAGGTGCCGTGGTGCCCGTGGACGCCGGACTGACGGCCGGCTACCTGCCTTTCATCGACGACATATTGGGAGCGTGACCATGACCGACGTCCAGTTCCGCAACCTGTCGAAATCCTTCGGCCAGCACAAAATCCTCGAGGACATCAACCTCGACATCCGGACCGGCGAGTTCGTCGTGCTGGTCGGCCCGTCCGGCTGCGGCAAGTCCACCCTGCTGCGCATGCTGGCAGGGCTGGAGGCGATCACCTCCGGCGATCTCGTCATCGGCGGCACGCGCGCCAACGAGCTGCCGCCGCAGAAGCGCAACATCGCCATGGTGTTCCAGTCCTACGCGCTGTTCCCGCATCTGAAGGCTGCGGAAAATATCGGCTTCGGCCCAAAGATCCGCGGCGAGAACCGCGCCGCGATCGACGACAAAGTCAAGAAGGCGTCGGGCGTGCTCAACCTCTTCTCCTATCTCGACCGCTATCCAAGGCAATTGTCGGGCGGCCAGCGCCAGCGCGTCGCCATGGGCCGCGCCATCGTGCGCGAGCCTTCGGTCTTCCTCTTCGACGAGCCGCTTTCCAATCTCGACGCGCAATTGCGCGTGCAGATGCGCACCGAGATCAAGGCGCTGCACCAGCGGCTGAAATCGACCATCGTCTACGTCACCCACGACCAGATCGAGGCGATGACCATGGCCGACCGCATCGTGGTGATGGATCGCGGCCGCATTCAGCAGGTCGGCCAGCCGCTGGAGCTCTACGACAGGCCGGCCAACAAATTCGTCGCCGGCTTCATCGGCTCGCCCTCGATGAGCTTCGTCTCCGGCGCGCTGAAGACGGCCGGAGCCAAGTCCTGGTTTGAAACGACGAGCGGCGGCCGCCTGGCGCTCTCGGGCGAGGCAGCTTCCGGCGGCGACACGGTCGAGGCCGGCATCAGGCCCGAGCATTTCGTGGTTGGCGCCGGCGACGATGCCATCGCCATCAAGGTCGATGTCGTCGAGCCGACCGGGTCGGAAACCCATGTCTACGGCTCGGTCGGCGACGACACGGTGCGCGCGGTGTTCCGCGACCGGCTGCAGGTAAAGCCGGGCGACCGGCTGCCGGTGAGCGTCGACCCACGCAACATCCACCTCTTCGACAAGGCGACGGGCCTGCCGCTCTGAGATGATGACATGAAGACCCCGGCCGACATCATCACCCGCCTGCAATTGATGTCGCAGGACGGCACCAAGTCGGATCGCCGGCTAGCCGGGCTGGTGCTTTCCGACCTCGATTTCGCCTCCAAGGCCGCGATCTCGGAGATCGCCGCGCGCGTCGGGGTCAGCGAGCCGACCGTCACCCGCTTCTGCCGCAATCTCGGCTGCGAGGGCCTGCGCGATTTCAAGTTCTACCTGGCGCAGGCGATCGCCATCGGCGGCCAGTATCTGTCGCCGGAGCCGCTCAGCCGCGACGCGCGTGAGCAGCGCATCGCCTCGGCGATAACCGAAGCGGCGATCGCCGCCATCCAGCGCGCCAGCGAAAACCTCGACATGACGACGCTGATGGATGTCGCCGCCCGCATCGCCGCTTCCGGCAACGTGCTGTGCATCGGCTCGGGCGGCATTTCCTCGATGATGGCGACCGAGATGCAGAACCGGCTGTTCCGGCTCGGCCTGTCGGCGCTCGCCCAGATCGACGGCCAGCTGCAGCGCATGTATGCCGCGGTGGCGACGCCCGAGACGACGCTGGTCGCCTTCTCGGTGTCGGGCTATGCGCGCTCGGTGATCGAGGCGGTCGAGGTGGCGCAGCAATATGGCGCCGCCACCGTCGCCATCACAGCGCCGGATTCGGCTCTGGCCAAGGTCGCCGACACGGTGATCCTTTTGCAGTCGGTCGAGGACGGCAACATCTACAAGCCGACCTCGTCGCGCTACGCGCTTTTGGCCATCCTCGACATGATCGCCACCACGGTGGCGGAATCACGCGGCCCGAAAGTGCTGGAGAATTTGCGCCGCATCAAGCAGAGCGTGAACACGCTGAAGGTGGACGATCCGAGGCTGCCGCTGGGCGATTGAGCGGTTGCAGTGGCTTGCGCCGTCAGCGCTGGCGATCCCTCGCGCCCTCCTCTGGCGGCTACGCGATGCACATCTTCTGTGACTGGCGTGACTGATCAGACCTGAGGCTTGATTGCCACGTGGTTCCCCCAATCCGTCGCTGCTTCGCAGCGCCACCTTTCCCCCCTCCGGAGGGAAAGGAAGGGAGCGTTGCTGGACGAGCATTGACGGCAAAAAGCTTGGCGCCTTTCCTCTACCCCGTCGATCGGGGGAGAGGTGGCTCGGCGAAGCCGAGACGGAGTGGGAGTCGACCAGCGCTACGTTAGCCAATGCATGCGCCAAGCTGGCATACACGCTATCGCCAAAGGCCAGCCGCCTGGAAATGTGTGCATGCTGTAGCCTCTGTCCGGCAGGACAGAGGGGGCGCCGTCCCGCCTGCATCTCAAATTTAGATTATCCGATCAGAGCCTCGACGCTTTTCGCCAGCTCGGCCCCATCACCCACTATCCGCAGCGTCTTCAGCCGCGAGGTGCCGCCGGCGACCACCGAGACGCCCGATGCCGGAACACCCAGCGCCTTGGCCATCATCCGTTCCAGCGCTTGATTGGCGGCGCCGTTCTCCGGCACGGCGCGCACGCGGGCTTTAAGGTGACTGCGGCCATCGACGGTGGTCTCGACGCCGTCGATCCGGTCGAGCGCCGCCTTCGGCGTCAGCCGCACGTAAAGGTCGATGCCGTTCTCGCGCAGCCGGAACGACGGGCTCATCAGCCGCCGGTCACGACCCAGGACCAGACGGTGGTAACGAGAAACTGCCGGATGAAGAAAAGGATCAGAAGCAGGATGATCGGCGAAATGTCGATGCCGCCAAGATCGGGCATGAAGCGGCGGATCGGGCGCAAGGCCGGATCGGTCAGCCGGTAGAGCATGTTGCCGACGGAACCGACGAACTGGTTGCGCGAATTGACGACGTTGAAGGCGTAGAGCCACGAAAAGATCGCCGAGGCGATGATGATCCACCAGTAGATATCAAGCGCCATGACGATTGTCTGAATAAGGGCGATCATGCCGGTCTCCAAATTGTCGCCGACATGTAGCCATTGCTTGGCCTGCGAGCAAGGCCCGCGGGGCTTGCCGAGCGGGCAAAGGCCCGCCGGCCTCGGCGCATGGCGTCAGGCCATCGTTTCGCCTTGACATCAAACGGCCGCGACCGATACAAGCCCATCCGCTGGAACGGGGCTGTAGCTCAGCTGGGAGAGCGCATCGTTCGCAATGATGAGGTCAGGGGTTCGATCCCCCTCAGCTCCACCAGCCAGCACAAGCAAGTGCTTCTCATCGCTTCCGCCTTCCTCGCTCAGCATTTTGTGACCGCCGGATTTCGGGCGCGTGCCTGGAACCAATGGTGGGGCAAGACGGTTCAGCTATACTTTTGAAGCTGATATGCCCCCGCCGGCTGGGTAAGCGGCGATGCTCGAGGAGTTTCCACCATGCAGATTTCGTCCAGGTTCCGTTCCGTCGCGGTCGCGGCAATCGCCGCCGCGGGCGTGAGCATAACCAGCGCCGCGCATGCCGACAGCGGCACGATCCGCTTTTCCGTCTACAAGGCCGCCTTCTTCATCGGCGGCTCCGGCGGCGAAGGCACGCTGACCTTCCATGGCAAGCGCTATCCGATCTCGATCGGCGGCGTCTCGGGCGGCCTCGCCTTCGGCGCGTCCAAGACCTATTTCCAGGGCAGGGTGCGCCACATCCGACGCGCCAGCGATGTGACGGGCGTCTACGGCGCAGCCGGCGGCGGCGGCGCGCTCGGCAGAGGCGCCCAGGTGATCGTCATGACCAATGACAAGGGCGCCCAGCTCGAGCTCACCGGCCGGCAGGTCGGCCTGCAGGTCAACGCCGATCTCAGCGGCATCAGCATCGCGCTGAAGAGGTAGGGGGCAGGAGCTCCGTCCGTTAATCATGGATGGGTCGGATCCGCCGAACGCAGAGGTCCGGCCCCATTCCACACGTATGTCATCGGCCAAAATCATTCGCATACGCATGTTTCCAAACCCGTGAGTTTGGAAACGATCGGCCATTTCGCGCGCCATTGCCGCGAAACGGACCGGGCGCATTCATCCCGCATCCGACGGCGCGACGCCGTCTCAACGGAACAGGGGAATGCGAAATGTCCATGCTTGGAAATCTCGGCCGCTCCATCATGCGCCAGCATAACGACACCAAAACCAGAAGCCTCATGAACAGCCTGTCGCCCGAGTTGCAGAAGGACATCGGCTGGGAGGCCGCGCAGGGCACGCGCGAAAAGGCGCGGCTCGCGCGGATCGTGTTCGCCGGCACGCGCTGAGCAGCCCTGGCCCTTCGTTTCGAACGCGACGGGGGCTTTTTCCGATCCCGGCCCGCCACGCCCTACGACAGCGACATGTCAGCCATTCCAATGGAGGTAATGCCAATGTCAGTGCTTGGAACCCTGCTTCATTTCACCCGCGCGGTTGTCCGCGCGCATAACAACGCCAAGGTCCGAAACCTTATGGATGCGCCTCGGGCGCAGGCTGAAGCCGGCGCGGAAAGGCCCGTCACGGACATCGAAAGGCGTTCCTCGCGGCGCGACAGACGATCGAAATAACGGTCGTCGTTTCAGCGCCGGGCAGGCCTTCTAAAGGACGCGGCTTCGATGCGCAGGCAGATCGAGCATCTCGGCCTGGCGGAAGGAGCTGTCAGCAAGCGGGACAGCAATGCCCGCGTCCGATGTCCGAGAATATCCGCTCGCAACGGTGTATCGCTTAGCCCCGCCTATCGTGATGCTGCCGGCGCTTGTAATGGCGTTGGCGCGCATAGGCCACGCAGGCGTCCACCGTGCTGACACAGAGTGCATCGCGGCTGTTCGGCAAGTTGTTGTCGCCGGCATAGGCGACCTCGGCGACGTGGCCGTCGAGCATGCGTATCTGCGTGTTGCAATAGCCGCCGGGAGCAACATTGACCGATCCGCCGACAGCAGGAATCGGGCCTGCGGTCAAGGTCGGCACCGCAATGCTGAGATTGCCGCGTTGCACGGTGCGCTGGTAGGTCCAGATCTGACCGGATGAACCCACATCCGCCGTAGCGCTCGGAAAGCCTGCGCACATGCGAATGTCGGCCTCGCTCAATCCGACCAATTCCTTGCGGGCGGCAGAGGTCGTGACGTCCTCTTTCGCGAGCCGCGACGTATCGTCAGGGATGACACAGGATGACAGGATGGGGATGCCTGCCGCAAGAAGGGCAAGTTTTCGAATGCGCGAAGATGTCATGCCGTCGGTCGGAGTTGCGTGTTGCCCGGCCTGCCCAGTTGGCTACCTAGGCAATCAAGCGGCGGGGTCAACCCGCAAAGCCGCTCACGAAAATGTTGTGATGAGGCGCTCACACCACCCGCAGATAGCTCGTCATGCCTGTCTTCTGGTGCTCGATGATGTGGCAATGCAGCAGCCAGTCGCCGGGATTGTCGGCGACGAAGCCGAGCTGGACCTTCTCGTCGGGCTGGATCAGATAGGTGTCGGAGACCAGCGGCTGGACGGCCCTGGTCGATGACGACAGCACCTTGAAGCTCATGCCGTGCAAATGGATCGGGTGCGCGTGCGGGGTGAGGTTCTCCATGTCGATGACATAGCTCTGGCCGAGCTTCAGTTCGGCGAGCGGCGCGGTGGGGTCCGGCGTGTCGCCCGGCCACGGCACCTTGTTGATCGCCCAGAAACTGTAGCCGAGCGAGCCGCAAATGCTGTCGGCCGCAACGTTCTCGGCCGTCGCGCTGAGCGCCAGCGGAATGCGCTTGGCGCCGGCAAGGTCTACCTCCGCCACCGGATTGGCGTCGAGCGGGCCGAGATCGCGCAGATCGTGCCTGAGCGATTTGCCGACCGAACGCAGCGTCGCCAGGATTTTCGGCTTGGTGCCCCGGACGTCGCGCAGGCTGACGATCGCGCCCTCCTCGTCGGGCATGCGGATGGCAAGCTCGAGCCGCTGGCCGGGTCCCAGTTGCAGGGCATCCGGCGCAAACCGTTGCGGCACCGGGTTGCCGTCGAGCGCTATGACCGTCGCCTCGGCGCCGTCGACGCGGAAGGCATAGATGCGGGTGACGTCGGTGATGGCCGCCCTAAGCCGCACCAGCCCGCCGGCCGGCGCATCGAATTGCGGCTGGTCGAGCCAGTTGGCGGTGCGCACCGTGCCGAAGGTGCCGGCCTTGGCCGCGTCGCGCGGCCTGAACGGCGCGATGAACTGGCCGTCGTCGCCAAGCCGCCAATCGCGCAGGTTGACGACCATCTCGACATCGAAGACCGGGTCGTTCGGGTTCTCGACCACGATCACGCCGGTCAGGCCGTGACCCATCTGGATCAGCGTGTTGCAATGCGGGTGGTACCAGAACGTGCCGGCGTCGGGCGGCGAAAACGCGTAGTCGAAACGGTCGCCCTGATAGACATAGGGCTGCACCAGGAACGGCACGCCATCCATCTTGTTGGGAACGCGGATGCCATGCCAGTGGATGGTCGTCGGATCGTCGATGCCGTTGATCAGCCGTGCGGCGAACGGCTCGCCCTTCCTCATCCTGACCGCCGGCGGCATGCCGGCTTCGCCGTAGGTCAGCACATTCTTCGTCGGCGCGCCGTCCATCAGTTGAGCCTCGATGCTCGCGGTCTTCAGGACCAGCGGCTCGGGCTTCGGCGCCGCCCAGCCGGCAAACTTGCCGGCGGCCGAGAGGCCGATACCGGCCGCGCCGGCGGCCGCGGCGCCCTGCAGGAGTTTGCGGCGTGTGAGGACCGACATTGGAATCCCGAAACAGATGAGTGGCGGTCTCAGGCCTTATCATCATTCGGGCACATCCCGAAACGGACAGATCGCCGCCCGCAAGCAAGA includes the following:
- a CDS encoding multicopper oxidase family protein → MSVLTRRKLLQGAAAAGAAGIGLSAAGKFAGWAAPKPEPLVLKTASIEAQLMDGAPTKNVLTYGEAGMPPAVRMRKGEPFAARLINGIDDPTTIHWHGIRVPNKMDGVPFLVQPYVYQGDRFDYAFSPPDAGTFWYHPHCNTLIQMGHGLTGVIVVENPNDPVFDVEMVVNLRDWRLGDDGQFIAPFRPRDAAKAGTFGTVRTANWLDQPQFDAPAGGLVRLRAAITDVTRIYAFRVDGAEATVIALDGNPVPQRFAPDALQLGPGQRLELAIRMPDEEGAIVSLRDVRGTKPKILATLRSVGKSLRHDLRDLGPLDANPVAEVDLAGAKRIPLALSATAENVAADSICGSLGYSFWAINKVPWPGDTPDPTAPLAELKLGQSYVIDMENLTPHAHPIHLHGMSFKVLSSSTRAVQPLVSDTYLIQPDEKVQLGFVADNPGDWLLHCHIIEHQKTGMTSYLRVV